One Alligator mississippiensis isolate rAllMis1 chromosome 1, rAllMis1, whole genome shotgun sequence genomic window carries:
- the TRIM13 gene encoding E3 ubiquitin-protein ligase TRIM13 isoform X4, whose translation MMELLEEDLTCPICCSLFDDPRVLPCSHNFCKKCLEGILEGNVRNVLWRPSLFKCPTCRKETPVTGVNSLQVNYSLKGIVEKYNKIKVTPKMPVCKVHSGQPLNIFCRTDMQLICGVCATRGDHTKHVFCSIEEAYSQEKRAFETLFQGFETWRCGDALSRLDTLETSKRKALQMLTRDSDRVKEFFEKLQHTLEQKRNEILSDFETMKLAVMQAYDPEINKLNTILQEQRMVFNIAEAFKDVSEPIIFLQQMQEFREKIKVIKETPLPCCNVHISHTMKAFDTSQWNGVKLEDVDKLSLPQENSMLNFKIHSMFSRKLIVSFLIFLLIIAVIRMPFLESVVDNIQYWKTRLFTIGSYYLADTVEIADHAVFYWEQMTDGASLLREKCKSYTLVVLDNVAQFVCKYKLL comes from the coding sequence ATGATGGAGCTCCTAGAGGAAGATCTGACCTGTCCCATTTGCTGTAGCTTGTTTGATGATCCTCGGGTTCTACCCTGTTCACACAACTTCTGCAAGAAGTGTTTGGAAGGGATATTAGAGGGGAATGTCCGGAACGTGCTTTGGAGACCATCTCTTTTCAAGTGCCCTACCTGTCGGAAGGAGACACCTGTCACAGGAGTCAACAGTTTGCAAGTCAACTATTCCCTAAAAGGCATTGTGGAGAAGTATAACAAAATCAAGGTAACTCCTAAAATGCCTGTGTGTAAGGTGCACAGTGGGCAACCCCTCAACATTTTTTGCCGGACAGACATGCAGCTGATTTGTGGGGTCTGTGCTACTCGAGGTGATCACACAAAGCATGTGTTTTGTTCTATTGAAGAAGCGTATTCTCAGGAGAAGCGTGCATTTGAAACCCTTTTTCAGGGCTTTGAAACATGGCGTTGTGGAGATGCACTTTCCCGGCTGGACACTTtagaaacaagcaagaggaaagcTCTGCAAATGCTGACAAGGGATTCGGACAGAGTGAAAGAGTTCTTTGAGAAGCTGCAGCACACGCTGGAgcagaaaagaaatgagattCTGTCTGACTTTGAGACCATGAAGCTTGCTGTGATGCAGGCCTACGACCCAGAAATCAATAAACTGAACACCATTCTGCAAGAACAGCGAATGGTTTTTAACATTGCAGAGGCCTTTAAGGATGTATCTGAGCCCATTATATTTTTGCAGCAGATGCAGGAGTTTAGGGAGAAAATTAAAGTGATTAAAGAAACCCCTCTGCCTTGTTGTAATGTACACATCAGCCATACCATGAAGGCCTTTGATACCAGCCAGTGGAATGGTGTGAAACTAGaagatgtggacaaactttctTTGCCTCAGGAAAACAGCATGCTTAATTTCAAGATTCATTCTATGTTTTCACGTAAACTTATAGTATCTTTCCTGATTTTCTTGCTTATCATAGCAGTTATCAGAATGCCCTTTTTGGAGTCTGTTGTTGACAACATCCAGTACTGGAAGACTCGACTCTTTACAATTGGCTCATACTATTTGGCAGATACTGTGGAGATAGCAGACCATGCAGTCTTTTACTGGGAACAAATGACAGATGGAGCTTCACTCCTAAGAGAAAAGTGTAAAAGTTATACACTAGTAGTGCTGGATAATGTTGCACAATTTGTGTGCAAATATAAACTATTATGA
- the KCNRG gene encoding potassium channel regulatory protein, whose amino-acid sequence MSNQDVVVLNVGGMTFTTWAPTLQQFPESRLARMLNGSDRDFRLMNGQFFVDRDGVLFSYILDFLRTLQLSLPTNFSDYQRLQREADFYELNSLAEILSQENLLKPRLEILEVRFLLQETQAFIRIFGSCSSTIEELAGRISMFTEQQLGQGWHNNSFPPQRPLNPVPLERPSHHDLVFQCGTDYSVADQLVTRYVSIKPDARKLINGTNVLGLLVDTLLKEGFHLVSTRTVSSEEKVECYSFDRMKRAEGLAITVSQNPESAGIAQIKRSQVQKRK is encoded by the exons ATGAGCAATCAAGACGTGGTTGTTTTGAATGTGGGAGGCATGACATTTACAACATGGGCTCCTACCCTGCAGCAGTTCCCAGAGTCTAGGTTAGCACGGATGTTGAATGGCAGTGACCGTGATTTCAGACTGATGAATGGGCAGTTCTTTGTGGATAGAGATGGAGTTCTGTTTAGTTACATCTTGGACTTCTTGAGGACTCTTCAGCTGTCACTGCCCACTAACTTCTCCGACTATCAGAGGCTACAAAGAGAAGCAGATTTCTATGAACTCAACTCCTTGGCTGAAATCCTGAGCCAGGAAAACTTGCTAAAGCCAAGACTAGAGATATTGGAAGTTCGCTTCTTGCTCCAGGAAACTCAGGCTTTTATACGGATCTTTGGTTCTTGCAGCAGCACTATTGAAGAACTGGCTGGGCGGATCAGTATGTTTACAGAGCAGCAATTGGGACAGGGCTGGCACAATAACTCTTTCCCTCCCCAGAGGCCCCTAAATCCAGTTCCTCTGGAAAGACCTTCTCATCATGACCTGGTTTTTCAATGTGGCACAGACTACTCTGTTGCTGACCAGCTTGTGACAAG GTATGTTTCCATAAAACCTGATGCTAGGAAGCTGATTAATGGAACTAATGTATTAGGCCTGCTTGTTGACACTTTACTTAAAGAAGGATTTCATCTGGTAAGCACCAGAACTGTCTCCAGTGAAGAAAAAGTTGAATGCTACAGCTTTGACAGGATGAAGAGAGCAGAAGGCCTTGCTATCACTGTCAGCCAAAACCCAGAAAGTGCTGGTATAGCACAGATAAAGAGAAGCCAAGTGCAGAAACGGAAATAA
- the TRIM13 gene encoding E3 ubiquitin-protein ligase TRIM13 isoform X2: protein MPWPQGRADSGIFAADMMELLEEDLTCPICCSLFDDPRVLPCSHNFCKKCLEGILEGNVRNVLWRPSLFKCPTCRKETPVTGVNSLQVNYSLKGIVEKYNKIKVTPKMPVCKVHSGQPLNIFCRTDMQLICGVCATRGDHTKHVFCSIEEAYSQEKRAFETLFQGFETWRCGDALSRLDTLETSKRKALQMLTRDSDRVKEFFEKLQHTLEQKRNEILSDFETMKLAVMQAYDPEINKLNTILQEQRMVFNIAEAFKDVSEPIIFLQQMQEFREKIKVIKETPLPCCNVHISHTMKAFDTSQWNGVKLEDVDKLSLPQENSMLNFKIHSMFSRKLIVSFLIFLLIIAVIRMPFLESVVDNIQYWKTRLFTIGSYYLADTVEIADHAVFYWEQMTDGASLLREKCKSYTLVVLDNVAQFVCKYKLL, encoded by the exons ATGCCTTGGCCCCAAGGCCGCGCCGACAGCGGGATCTTCGCTGCT GATATGATGGAGCTCCTAGAGGAAGATCTGACCTGTCCCATTTGCTGTAGCTTGTTTGATGATCCTCGGGTTCTACCCTGTTCACACAACTTCTGCAAGAAGTGTTTGGAAGGGATATTAGAGGGGAATGTCCGGAACGTGCTTTGGAGACCATCTCTTTTCAAGTGCCCTACCTGTCGGAAGGAGACACCTGTCACAGGAGTCAACAGTTTGCAAGTCAACTATTCCCTAAAAGGCATTGTGGAGAAGTATAACAAAATCAAGGTAACTCCTAAAATGCCTGTGTGTAAGGTGCACAGTGGGCAACCCCTCAACATTTTTTGCCGGACAGACATGCAGCTGATTTGTGGGGTCTGTGCTACTCGAGGTGATCACACAAAGCATGTGTTTTGTTCTATTGAAGAAGCGTATTCTCAGGAGAAGCGTGCATTTGAAACCCTTTTTCAGGGCTTTGAAACATGGCGTTGTGGAGATGCACTTTCCCGGCTGGACACTTtagaaacaagcaagaggaaagcTCTGCAAATGCTGACAAGGGATTCGGACAGAGTGAAAGAGTTCTTTGAGAAGCTGCAGCACACGCTGGAgcagaaaagaaatgagattCTGTCTGACTTTGAGACCATGAAGCTTGCTGTGATGCAGGCCTACGACCCAGAAATCAATAAACTGAACACCATTCTGCAAGAACAGCGAATGGTTTTTAACATTGCAGAGGCCTTTAAGGATGTATCTGAGCCCATTATATTTTTGCAGCAGATGCAGGAGTTTAGGGAGAAAATTAAAGTGATTAAAGAAACCCCTCTGCCTTGTTGTAATGTACACATCAGCCATACCATGAAGGCCTTTGATACCAGCCAGTGGAATGGTGTGAAACTAGaagatgtggacaaactttctTTGCCTCAGGAAAACAGCATGCTTAATTTCAAGATTCATTCTATGTTTTCACGTAAACTTATAGTATCTTTCCTGATTTTCTTGCTTATCATAGCAGTTATCAGAATGCCCTTTTTGGAGTCTGTTGTTGACAACATCCAGTACTGGAAGACTCGACTCTTTACAATTGGCTCATACTATTTGGCAGATACTGTGGAGATAGCAGACCATGCAGTCTTTTACTGGGAACAAATGACAGATGGAGCTTCACTCCTAAGAGAAAAGTGTAAAAGTTATACACTAGTAGTGCTGGATAATGTTGCACAATTTGTGTGCAAATATAAACTATTATGA
- the TRIM13 gene encoding E3 ubiquitin-protein ligase TRIM13 isoform X3, translating into MQDMMELLEEDLTCPICCSLFDDPRVLPCSHNFCKKCLEGILEGNVRNVLWRPSLFKCPTCRKETPVTGVNSLQVNYSLKGIVEKYNKIKVTPKMPVCKVHSGQPLNIFCRTDMQLICGVCATRGDHTKHVFCSIEEAYSQEKRAFETLFQGFETWRCGDALSRLDTLETSKRKALQMLTRDSDRVKEFFEKLQHTLEQKRNEILSDFETMKLAVMQAYDPEINKLNTILQEQRMVFNIAEAFKDVSEPIIFLQQMQEFREKIKVIKETPLPCCNVHISHTMKAFDTSQWNGVKLEDVDKLSLPQENSMLNFKIHSMFSRKLIVSFLIFLLIIAVIRMPFLESVVDNIQYWKTRLFTIGSYYLADTVEIADHAVFYWEQMTDGASLLREKCKSYTLVVLDNVAQFVCKYKLL; encoded by the exons ATGCAG GATATGATGGAGCTCCTAGAGGAAGATCTGACCTGTCCCATTTGCTGTAGCTTGTTTGATGATCCTCGGGTTCTACCCTGTTCACACAACTTCTGCAAGAAGTGTTTGGAAGGGATATTAGAGGGGAATGTCCGGAACGTGCTTTGGAGACCATCTCTTTTCAAGTGCCCTACCTGTCGGAAGGAGACACCTGTCACAGGAGTCAACAGTTTGCAAGTCAACTATTCCCTAAAAGGCATTGTGGAGAAGTATAACAAAATCAAGGTAACTCCTAAAATGCCTGTGTGTAAGGTGCACAGTGGGCAACCCCTCAACATTTTTTGCCGGACAGACATGCAGCTGATTTGTGGGGTCTGTGCTACTCGAGGTGATCACACAAAGCATGTGTTTTGTTCTATTGAAGAAGCGTATTCTCAGGAGAAGCGTGCATTTGAAACCCTTTTTCAGGGCTTTGAAACATGGCGTTGTGGAGATGCACTTTCCCGGCTGGACACTTtagaaacaagcaagaggaaagcTCTGCAAATGCTGACAAGGGATTCGGACAGAGTGAAAGAGTTCTTTGAGAAGCTGCAGCACACGCTGGAgcagaaaagaaatgagattCTGTCTGACTTTGAGACCATGAAGCTTGCTGTGATGCAGGCCTACGACCCAGAAATCAATAAACTGAACACCATTCTGCAAGAACAGCGAATGGTTTTTAACATTGCAGAGGCCTTTAAGGATGTATCTGAGCCCATTATATTTTTGCAGCAGATGCAGGAGTTTAGGGAGAAAATTAAAGTGATTAAAGAAACCCCTCTGCCTTGTTGTAATGTACACATCAGCCATACCATGAAGGCCTTTGATACCAGCCAGTGGAATGGTGTGAAACTAGaagatgtggacaaactttctTTGCCTCAGGAAAACAGCATGCTTAATTTCAAGATTCATTCTATGTTTTCACGTAAACTTATAGTATCTTTCCTGATTTTCTTGCTTATCATAGCAGTTATCAGAATGCCCTTTTTGGAGTCTGTTGTTGACAACATCCAGTACTGGAAGACTCGACTCTTTACAATTGGCTCATACTATTTGGCAGATACTGTGGAGATAGCAGACCATGCAGTCTTTTACTGGGAACAAATGACAGATGGAGCTTCACTCCTAAGAGAAAAGTGTAAAAGTTATACACTAGTAGTGCTGGATAATGTTGCACAATTTGTGTGCAAATATAAACTATTATGA
- the TRIM13 gene encoding E3 ubiquitin-protein ligase TRIM13 isoform X1, whose translation MLVKRKQKLDLPQKLQLLATRDSGGPSDHSEDMMELLEEDLTCPICCSLFDDPRVLPCSHNFCKKCLEGILEGNVRNVLWRPSLFKCPTCRKETPVTGVNSLQVNYSLKGIVEKYNKIKVTPKMPVCKVHSGQPLNIFCRTDMQLICGVCATRGDHTKHVFCSIEEAYSQEKRAFETLFQGFETWRCGDALSRLDTLETSKRKALQMLTRDSDRVKEFFEKLQHTLEQKRNEILSDFETMKLAVMQAYDPEINKLNTILQEQRMVFNIAEAFKDVSEPIIFLQQMQEFREKIKVIKETPLPCCNVHISHTMKAFDTSQWNGVKLEDVDKLSLPQENSMLNFKIHSMFSRKLIVSFLIFLLIIAVIRMPFLESVVDNIQYWKTRLFTIGSYYLADTVEIADHAVFYWEQMTDGASLLREKCKSYTLVVLDNVAQFVCKYKLL comes from the exons ATGTTGGTCAAGAGGAAGCAGAAATTG GATCTTCCCCAGAAACTTCAACTTTTGGCCACTCGTGATTCAGGAGGACCATCAGATCACTCAGAG GATATGATGGAGCTCCTAGAGGAAGATCTGACCTGTCCCATTTGCTGTAGCTTGTTTGATGATCCTCGGGTTCTACCCTGTTCACACAACTTCTGCAAGAAGTGTTTGGAAGGGATATTAGAGGGGAATGTCCGGAACGTGCTTTGGAGACCATCTCTTTTCAAGTGCCCTACCTGTCGGAAGGAGACACCTGTCACAGGAGTCAACAGTTTGCAAGTCAACTATTCCCTAAAAGGCATTGTGGAGAAGTATAACAAAATCAAGGTAACTCCTAAAATGCCTGTGTGTAAGGTGCACAGTGGGCAACCCCTCAACATTTTTTGCCGGACAGACATGCAGCTGATTTGTGGGGTCTGTGCTACTCGAGGTGATCACACAAAGCATGTGTTTTGTTCTATTGAAGAAGCGTATTCTCAGGAGAAGCGTGCATTTGAAACCCTTTTTCAGGGCTTTGAAACATGGCGTTGTGGAGATGCACTTTCCCGGCTGGACACTTtagaaacaagcaagaggaaagcTCTGCAAATGCTGACAAGGGATTCGGACAGAGTGAAAGAGTTCTTTGAGAAGCTGCAGCACACGCTGGAgcagaaaagaaatgagattCTGTCTGACTTTGAGACCATGAAGCTTGCTGTGATGCAGGCCTACGACCCAGAAATCAATAAACTGAACACCATTCTGCAAGAACAGCGAATGGTTTTTAACATTGCAGAGGCCTTTAAGGATGTATCTGAGCCCATTATATTTTTGCAGCAGATGCAGGAGTTTAGGGAGAAAATTAAAGTGATTAAAGAAACCCCTCTGCCTTGTTGTAATGTACACATCAGCCATACCATGAAGGCCTTTGATACCAGCCAGTGGAATGGTGTGAAACTAGaagatgtggacaaactttctTTGCCTCAGGAAAACAGCATGCTTAATTTCAAGATTCATTCTATGTTTTCACGTAAACTTATAGTATCTTTCCTGATTTTCTTGCTTATCATAGCAGTTATCAGAATGCCCTTTTTGGAGTCTGTTGTTGACAACATCCAGTACTGGAAGACTCGACTCTTTACAATTGGCTCATACTATTTGGCAGATACTGTGGAGATAGCAGACCATGCAGTCTTTTACTGGGAACAAATGACAGATGGAGCTTCACTCCTAAGAGAAAAGTGTAAAAGTTATACACTAGTAGTGCTGGATAATGTTGCACAATTTGTGTGCAAATATAAACTATTATGA